The Vitis riparia cultivar Riparia Gloire de Montpellier isolate 1030 chromosome 3, EGFV_Vit.rip_1.0, whole genome shotgun sequence genome segment GACCGATTGAGCTGGGGGTCTACTTGGGCCTCGActggttgagctgggggtcgacttagacctcgaccggttgagcttcCGATCGACCGATTCCTCATTTATTTCAATCGGTTGAGCtgttttttggctcaacaaccaactttttcaatttaaaaccttttaaaacaagtttgaaaagcatttaacacaagattttagttgaaaatatgaaatcatctaattcttaaaatatttaaaacaaaataacttttggatgattttggtgcataagtaaagaatttaatgcatgaaaatcctagtgcatcaacaaccttacaaagaaatcttatgaaacttgggttttgaaaaacacttctctttgaggtggtattcttctttatgatttcttcttggcttgatttgtctttgtgattgccacttcgAAAATCAtcttacctaatcacacttgaaatataatcattagttctaaaccttattttgttatcatcaaaatcaagattaaccaaaccttggtttcacactaACTTATCTAGCAGTCTCATGCGTTATACCTTTTAAGCATTTTGATCTAGCATATTTTGTATTGTACATTATTTGGGTGTATTAGGAATTGTATAAAAGATCTAAATTATGAGTTCCTTGAAAGTAAATGATTAGTTCATAGTTGATTTATGAACATAGACAATATATTTGAGGGTGTAGTGAGTATATCTCCTAACTTGAGAGATGGCTGGACTTGGTTACCAAGAAGGGgttcccatggtaagtgcactaataTGTTTGATTATACATTGGATATGACATCTGGTAAATTATAACATCAATTATCGGATAGTCATGATCTCACCAAACTATTATACTATATGAtttctcaaccttaagagaatattgagtttgtagTGAGTTTTATCTATAAATGAGATCATAAGGAGGTCATCTATTCTCTATGGATTAGGTTACTCATTTGAGAGATTATAATATTTCATGGAATTCAAATAGTGTATCCTATGAGGTTATTGTTCTAAGGATATACATTTAGGATTTCTATAGTTATGatagttttttaatttgaatttgatatataCTCTTTGGAAGTTAAAATGTGTCAGTTAATcatacaatataaaaatataaactttaaagATTATGTAAGTAATATTGAGAGGATGATAATATGAACCTTATTACATTATGAATATGAGTTTATGGAGTTTGTATacattgaaaaatagattagggACCTGaggttgatattttttattaataaaaatatatctaattaaatctttttaaaaatgatggttattattttaaaaccctttttgaaATATTCAACACTTAACCAACCCTGCAGATGGGTTATACACTTATACTGACCAGATAATATCTCTCTCCACCAACCACCTCAGCAATCAGACAGAGTCTGTACAGTGAGCTGTTATATACAAAAATCCGAAAATATTTGTACATCGTTTTCAATACATCGGATTTGTGAACCtgttttctcttctctcttGGATAAGATCTGTAGAATATTAGATACAGAGTGACCCCACCTCCgacccatattttttttcccctctaaaACTTCCCTTCGGAATCTTTAATAAAATAGTAACAAGCCAACCATCCAACCAAAGCAAAAGGGCAAAAACAAACGACTACCCAGTATTGTTTGATGAATTTGAGGAACTGGGTTGCTCTCCATTTCTCGTCTAATTCATTGTGGCCACAgtgattcatttctttttcctttttgtttttgtattttgaaaGCGATTTGAGAAATTATGAGAACCGCTAATTGGATTACGTAGACTGTATTGGGGCCACAGAAGTAAAGGCAGAAAGCTCTGTTTTGTCAGATTTTTGTGGTGGGTTTTTATTTCTAGGGTTtgataatcatttttcttttattttttataatgttgCTTTCCATATAACGTATTCAAAGCTGTTTTCATTGCTATGGTGACTTTAACTACCCTGTTTGCAATAAAAGCAATCATACACATGATCCTTGTTAGGTTTTATATGTATGTATCTCAACAACTACAGAGAACTTGATAAGAAAAATCACCTGAATACATGTATTAATCTAACCTTGGGAATCataaattcatgcaaaaatctACACTTTTTTTCCCTGTTGAAGATATGtgtggtgattttttttttctgttcattaaaagaaattcataattttgtttgtttgtgtgaCGTGTCTATATATCGTGTATTGCCTGCAAATTTGTTGGACCTTGTGGGGATACATCTTGTCTGTTTCTCCTGAGCATCACTGCTCAGGGAGTTTGCAGTATAATTAGACGGCTTTAATATTTATTAGACattcatatcaaattcttttCAAGTGTTTTATCTTCTCTGCTTTGGCGCTGCTGGTAGGTTTATCTACTGttcaaatcaatatttttttgtttttaatgtgcTAAATTGGTGTTGTGGGCTgatcattattttttgtttttctctccagAGTGGCTAGAAGTCAATTCAGCTTTTGCTATCAAGTTTGGGTGGGTTTCAACACCTCAAATTGGCTTCTCTTatgatgtatttttcatttttctgttcCATCTTCTTATcccttcttttatctttttgttgttttgtttctGTGTTTAGATGTTTTTGCCTGGTTGAATATTCCTTTCTCAATTActtcttgtttctttctttaattCAATTCCATCATAAATCAAAAGTAGCATCTAAAGGTCCCAATCTTTTGCTTAAGCGCTTTGTGTTGATGGGTTTCATTTCCTTCCTGAGACTGAGTTTGCCTTCTTCTCTCCCTTTTCCATCTTCTTTATTAAGGGGGCCTGTCCCTCTCAATTGGGTTTCTTTGATTATGAAGAGAAAGTTGTTTTCCCATGTAGAATAGTTGGGCTTTGTCTCTTTTCTATAAGAATTCAGACTCCCTTTCCCCCTCTCTTCTCATTTTCTGAGCAGTTAGGTTTCTAATTTGTTCTTGTTTTCGCTGGAAGTGCCTGACTTATGTTGTATGAACTGCTCTGATTTTGCTTTATGGGTGTTTCTGCAGGTTCTCCATGCCCATCATGAGCTTCATTTCTCTGGGTGTTCCCTTTCTTCATCTCAATCAATGTGGAAGGTTTTCATTGAGAAGGATTAAACACTAAAGCATGGAGAAATCTTATGAACCAGCAAATGGAAATGGATTTACTGATAATGGTCATAGGACCATGAGGTACTCTCCTTATCAGCCTTGTATTAAGGTATCATTATCTTGGCTGGATATAAGAGTTTTCTATGTTAGAGTTAGTAAATGTGAGATTGATGATTCCACTCCTGAGTACCTTACTCTGAATCATATTCCACTGAATCGAGATACCCTTCTTGAAGTAAACGGTGTAAGAAGTAGCATCTATTCAGATGGTGTATCAACTCTTCTTAGAAGGGATCGGTTAGATAAAAAATCTGAAGAAGCTACATTTGTGAGCACTGATAGTGTGAGGATGACAGGGAGTGTTAAGTTTGAGGTCTTTGATAAGGATGTTCTAGTGCTATATGGAGTCTTAGAAATGTCTAATAGTAATGGGTTCACTGGAAAATCAAAAAACATCGGCCAGAGATGGAGCATGACTTGTGAATTAGACATAGTCCCAGGCACCAGCTTCTTGAAGGGGAAACAATATATGGGTGGTCCAGAGTCAGCTTCACCAGCAATTGAGGTTTACATTGCGGGTTGCTTCTCAGGTACTCCAATTATATTAACTAAAACTTTGCAACTTACCCTTAGGAAGAAGCAAATCCGGAAGGGCATGTTGGATTCTATACCAGAGTATGATGCTACTGAATGCCAGAAAGATGAAACAGCTGGGCTTTCTTTACAGGTATTTGCTAATGGGATTTTATCCAATTTTGTGGTGCTACTGTCTTGCTAACATAATcttgaatttaaaatagtttatatGCTTCGATTCCAGTTTATGATGTTGTTCATCTTCTACTTTTGTGATGCATTGAGCTCTCCCATGTTTAGTCCCCTTGTGTAATTGCTGCCTGAATGATTTACTCTCTTGTACCATGTTCTCAATGCAGAAATTATTGATGCTATTGTCTGGTGAATGCAATCTTATCCTAGACGGGTCAGGAGAGTATGGGGGGCTGGCACATGTTTTTACGCTCTGGGATAATATAGTattctcttcttcattttgtGGGACATGTTTTCCATGATCTGTTTGATCCTGACATGGCTGTCCAGATACGTCGTTAGCTTTGATCCCACTTCTCCCAACGTTTGTGTTTTTGAATTTCTCAATAAATTGGTTAACAATTTTGCAGTTACACATACCTAAGCCTGATATTTCTTTATTGGGCAGTGTCATCTTGTTGCTTCCAGAATATCTTGTATGCAGGTCCCTAATGGGctgcaaaaaatgaaaaacagctATATCCTTTCTCCATAAAACACACAAACTCACTGATTTGTTCATGAATGTAAAGATGTTAAAGCTGTTTTGTTTGTGCTATACTTGAGATCATACTGCACTCAGTTCACTAGTAGGAAGCATATACCGAATGAAAATGGACATATCATATCCCACATGGTGCTCTTCCTTTCAAACATCTGTTCATTTGCAGCATAGACTGAGAGCTGCAGCAATGTGTAATGCAAGTCCTGCGTGATTTTGGTTTGGTGTAAACCAGCTTACCTCccaaagtatatatatatatatatatatatatatctctggTTATAAGCTCATTTAGATTATTTTCCTCCTAACACCGAACTCGTCTTAGGGGGACAGAGTGACACTACTAGTTCCGTTCATAATTCGATTTTAATTGTACAACTCCTTTGttaattattggtttttctCACAGGAAAACTGCCAAAGGATCCTAATTCAGTATAATTCACATTCATCATTTGCTACATCACATTCTCTTCAGTTGGCACCTAATCTCCTGTATTCCATTTCTGTAGATGTTGCAGATATCGGAACACCCAAACTACAAACCAGAAAATGAAGACTACAACACCTTGTACTCAGGGACAGAGTATTTGGAAGGTGAAGATGGGGAACTCTCATGGTTCACTGCTGGAGTAAGGGTGGGTGTTGGGATTGGCCTCAGCATTTGTCTCGGAATCGGCATAGGAGTGGGGCTGCTGGTCAGGACCTACCAAGGCACCACCAACAACTTCAGAAGGCGGCTACTGTAACCATCTATTCTGCTCCCATAAGTCATAACCCAAAGAGGACAGCCAACTTGGTAGTGTTTCTGAGGGGCTCATATCTTGCAAATAAGTGCAGGAAATGCATGAATCGGGTACGTTCTACTGCAGAGACCATTGAGCCTTTGAATAAGAGGGTCATCGTCACGATGCAAAGGTACTATCATAATTGCAGGAATTTTTCCAGCATTCCTGCCACTCGACTATGTAGGACATAAGCTTGTTAGTAGATTGTGATCCTCAGTCTGTCaccttttatttttgtgattttttttttctttccctgaTTTGTAAGTTTAGTAAGGGTGTTGATAGCAGTGAAGCTATGATCATGGAATCGGAAAGAGATCTAGATAACCTTCTTTGGGTTGTTCTCTTTGCTTATGGTCTCAATTTTCTATTCCATTGGAATgtatggttttaaaattttatgcaaAATGTGGAAATAAATAAGAAACTTAAGAAGAGGAGAACCATTGCAAGGAGTCatataaaatcaatatataaaaaccaGAACGCTGTCAAAATCTAACTACGAACCACTGAGGTCctattttggataattttgttCAAAGAGTTTATGATTAActtaataagaaagaaaaatgttacttcttataaaaattcattttaactcatgaaataaattcttttattgttaataaaacttttacgATACCGAAAACCCCTTTCAACTAaagccaaaaaaagaaaattacgcCAAGCAAGGCATGAGAAGGCTTGAAATAAGCAGAAGTTcggaaaaatggaaaatttatgAAACAGCGCCTTTAAGACAAGTTGTTCATACCACACTCTCCTAGAGTTTCAAGAGGTTCCAAACCAACTTGGGAGACAGGTTTCCAGAGAGGGGGATATATCCCTAAAAGCATACGTCTTGTTAGCTTTAGAAAATGCGAATTAAAAGTCCAGCACAGTGATCAAATAGGGAGTGCTTAAACCAGTTCGTTTTCTATTGCAAAGTAGGGAATATTCAGATCTATGTACACATGCACAGTTAAGTAACACTCATAACGCTAATTTTGTATGCACAATATTTGCAAAGGCCACTAATGGACGAAGCGTCGCCCATGCACAAACAACTGCCACATTCTAACAAAGGCTGTCAGCTTGTGGGGGTCGAGCTGCACGACAGAACCAGGTGTTGAAGGCAGTAACCAAGTGAGGGCAGTCATCAACGTTTCGGGTTGCAAAGCTGAGGCATTGTTGCAACAACTCCTGTGCATCTGACAATGGAAAGGTGGAGATGATTCTCAGAAATATCTCTTCCAGCTCTGTGTACAGTGATTTATGAGTGTGAAGCACTGAGACGTTGTCTTTGCATACAATCAGCACTGGAAGCCACTCTTTAACTAGCTTCATCCTCACCtggaaaaaataaagaagtctTATGTGAGCCATACGAAGTTAGGATATTTAGCCCAGTTCCTGCATTAAAAAGCCTAGCCATACAAGatgattttgattattaaaactCACATTCTTCACTGTCCAGTAATGATTCAAAGCTTAGCAGTCATACATTACTgagtttatgattttaataactAGTGGGTGTTAGGGAGTAAAGGCTGCGACATATCAAGAGTAAGGAACAAAGACTCCTAACACAGAAAACCCTTGGccatgttttgtttggtttcagAGAAACGGCATGACGTGGATCTCATTTTACATAAATTCAAATACAGAATCATATCCGAAAGACCAGAAATGTTGATTATATGTTCCAATGTTCAAGAAAATCACTGCGGCCTCTAGTAAGATGGGATTTATATGCtgaaatgaaaaactaaaatcttGGCATGGAAGAACATGTTCTGTCAAGGCTAAATGTTCTGAGAATCAAATACAAGGTATTACCAGTTGTGAGCCATATGAAGTTTCCGTTTCTCAGAAGCTGTTCATCAGCTTGCAGTTGGTAATATGGTTCAATTGTGATGGCAGATCACTCAAGTTATTTAACACGTGTACCATCTAAACTAGCTGAGAACATTAACAATTAACAAAGCATTTAAAAGTACACAAATTTTGGAAGTTCAGAATAGTTGGGAACACTTGAAGCAAGCAAAGAAATTGATAACAGTTTCGAAGGGACAAGATCTCATAATTCAATGTTTTCACTAGTTTCAGCTAGTGGCACAAAGAAGTCAATCAAATGGAGTCTTAACACAAGGATCATCCAAAACATGGTCATTCAATAAGCTAGCTAATACAGAATGCAAGAGAATGTTTACAAATTCCTAAAATGCAGGGAAAAGCTACATTATCCCATGATATGGAATATGAACAGGATGTTAAGGAAAAAGGGCAAGGGAATTAGATGAGGCACAGATACAGAACTGGACATCAGCAGGAACTAGGATTTGCAAGTAGATCAGGAAAACTCTCAAACATACATATGCAAACCCGACTATGACACCACACCCACACTCGCATTTGAGGAAAAACTGACTGATAAAGTTACCTATATAGGAGTGCAAACAACAGTGCCACCAAAATTGAATCAGTGAACTAGTAGTGAATTCCAAACCTGTCTATGACAGAGGAAACCCAGACCCAGCATATCTTAACTTCAAGGAAAACCAACTGATTAAGTTACCTATATGGGTGCAAACAACTGTGCCCTCAAAGAGGAATCAGTGAACAAGTAGCAAATTGACTGTCCAATCCACATAAACATGCAATAGAGGTCAATCCATAAACCTTGTATGTGACTAAGGCCATCAAGCATAGATAAAATTTCATTtggggacaaaaaaaaaattatctatttaaaagggaaaaagagaaaacggacatgaaaaacaaaagaaatttgtttaatttcatCTTTGGATAAATTGTGGCCAATATCCATCAAGTTGCTAGTTTTGATGGTGAGAGCATCCCTTCCAAGCCATAACCAAACCACAAAACTTAGAAGAGAATATATTGATAGATACTAAACATAGTTACCACTATATGCATGGCAAGAAAGGATCATtgcataagaaataaaaaaaagtgagcAGAAATTGGCTGATTTTGAAGAAGaaatagataaaattattttaagcaGAAAGGGATAGCAAGAAGTAAGTGGGAATTGGTAGAATTATTGGAACAAAGAGTGGACTGG includes the following:
- the LOC117911463 gene encoding uncharacterized protein At1g01500-like isoform X1, coding for MEKSYEPANGNGFTDNGHRTMRYSPYQPCIKVSLSWLDIRVFYVRVSKCEIDDSTPEYLTLNHIPLNRDTLLEVNGVRSSIYSDGVSTLLRRDRLDKKSEEATFVSTDSVRMTGSVKFEVFDKDVLVLYGVLEMSNSNGFTGKSKNIGQRWSMTCELDIVPGTSFLKGKQYMGGPESASPAIEVYIAGCFSGTPIILTKTLQLTLRKKQIRKGMLDSIPEYDATECQKDETAGLSLQMLQISEHPNYKPENEDYNTLYSGTEYLEGEDGELSWFTAGVRVGVGIGLSICLGIGIGVGLLVRTYQGTTNNFRRRLL
- the LOC117911463 gene encoding uncharacterized protein At1g01500-like isoform X2, with translation MEKSYEPANGNGFTDNGHRTMRYSPYQPCIKVSLSWLDIRVFYVRVSKCEIDDSTPEYLTLNHIPLNRDTLLEVNGVRSSIYSDGVSTLLRRDRLDKKSEEATFVSTDSVRMTGSVKFEVFDKDVLVLYGVLEMSNSNGFTGKSKNIGQRWSMTCELDIVPGTSFLKGKQYMGGPESASPAIEVYIAGCFSGTPIILTKTLQLTLRKKQIRKGMLDSIPEYDATECQKDETAGLSLQKLLMLLSGECNLILDGSGEYGGLAHVFTLWDNIVFSSSFCGTCFP